One Thalassotalea atypica DNA window includes the following coding sequences:
- a CDS encoding LacI family DNA-binding transcriptional regulator, with product MATIYEVSKLAGVSLATVSRVMNKNARVSEKTKQKVLDAMDSLGYRPNSIAQSLASSRANSVGVLVSELHGPFFGQMMAGIEAELRAAGKHVIITTGHSEADKEKDGIEFLISRNCDAIIAHVEAVSDEYLIKLSKGKTPIYLMSRYVEELKDQCISLDNELGGYLATKSMIEHGHKDIAYIAGPQFKADASNRLLGHKRALEEHNLPFNENLFYIGDFKETGGSDALKHFIDKKYKFTALVCANDEMASGAMKYAREHGYQLPEDLSVIGFDNVIFANYLYPTLTTIDNPVARMGRMTAKLVLKEVYQNKNLDIDLVFKPSLIMRDSLANQS from the coding sequence ATGGCAACAATATACGAAGTTTCAAAACTTGCAGGCGTTTCATTAGCAACGGTATCTCGTGTAATGAATAAAAATGCCCGTGTCAGTGAAAAAACGAAACAAAAAGTATTAGACGCCATGGATAGCTTAGGTTATCGCCCGAACTCTATTGCACAATCGTTAGCTTCAAGCCGTGCCAACAGTGTTGGGGTTCTTGTTTCTGAACTACATGGTCCATTTTTCGGTCAAATGATGGCGGGAATTGAAGCAGAATTACGAGCCGCTGGAAAACACGTCATTATTACCACTGGTCACAGTGAAGCAGACAAAGAAAAAGACGGCATTGAGTTCTTAATCAGCCGCAATTGTGACGCTATCATTGCTCATGTTGAAGCTGTATCTGACGAATATCTAATTAAACTAAGTAAAGGAAAAACACCAATATACTTAATGAGCCGATATGTAGAAGAACTAAAGGATCAATGCATTAGTTTAGATAATGAATTAGGTGGTTATTTAGCAACAAAGTCAATGATCGAGCATGGTCATAAAGATATCGCCTACATCGCAGGTCCCCAATTTAAGGCGGATGCATCTAATCGCTTGTTGGGTCATAAGCGTGCACTAGAAGAGCATAATCTTCCTTTCAATGAAAATCTATTTTACATTGGCGACTTTAAGGAAACTGGCGGAAGTGACGCACTAAAGCACTTTATCGATAAAAAGTACAAATTTACCGCACTAGTTTGTGCCAATGATGAAATGGCATCTGGCGCGATGAAGTACGCTAGAGAACACGGCTACCAACTGCCAGAAGATTTATCGGTGATCGGGTTCGATAATGTCATTTTTGCCAATTACCTCTATCCTACCTTAACTACTATTGATAACCCTGTCGCGCGAATGGGAAGAATGACGGCAAAGCTTGTGCTCAAAGAAGTTTATCAGAATAAGAACCTTGATATTGATCTCGTTTTTAAACCTAGCTTAATCATGCGAGACTCTCTTGCCAATCAAAGTTAA